CACGGCGCCAGCGGTACAGCGTGGGCCGAGGGCCTTCGCGCGTGCTGCCGTTACATGCGCCTTGATCCTCCATTCGTTTCGTGTGGCAGCTTGCTTGCTGCGCGCCCAGTGCCGACGCGGTTCCCATGAGGGGGCCGCGTCGCGCTTTTGCGCGTCGGCCCGGTGGATTCCGGGGGCCGTCAGGCAGGCAGGCCGTTTGTGAAAAAGCGCGAAAGGACATGTCGCGTTGTGTGCATGTGTGTGATTGCTCACCATGGAAGAGCATGCGACAAAACGCGTAAGGGCATGCAAGGCGGATGGAGCATGCCTGCAAGACAACCGCATTGATTGAACAAGCAAACAGCGCTGTCATATGGCGCCAGGCTTCGTGCTTTATTTCACTGAGCGCTCAAATATGGAGAGGAGAGGTAGGAATACCGCCATGTTGTCGTAACGGAAAGGTCGCGGAGCATGGGGTAATATTGGGGTAGGAGCCTGCTCTTTCAAAAATAGATGCAATATTACAGCATATTGACGTTTTGGTGAAAAGGCTTGGGCAAAAAAGCTCAAGTTTCGCGTTGACAGTCTTGCATAAGACATCATACACATGCCTCAACAACGCTCCCCAAGGAGGAACTCCATGTCGATTCAATTTCTGGTGCACGAAGACGGCGATTCCGTCGGCGTCGTGGTTGTTGAAGGCGTCAAGGCCGGTCAGGACCTGACCGGCTGGGTGATGGCCGAGGACCGGACCATCACCTTCAAGGTGCTCAACGATATTCCCATCGGCCACAAGCTGGCCCTGAAGGCCCTGTCCATGGGTGATACCGTGATCAAGTACGGTACCGACATCGGCAAGGTCATCTCCCCCATCAAGCAGGGCGAGCACCTGCATGTTCACAACGTCAAGACCAAGAGGTGGTAGGAAAATGACTGCTAATACCTTCCTCGGCTACCGCCGCGAAAACGGCCGCGTGGGCGTGCGCAACCACGTGGTCATCCTGCCCCTGGACGACCTTTCCAATGCCGCCTCGGAAGCCGTGGCCAACAACGTGAAGGGCACCATGGCCCTGCCGCACCCGTATGGCCGCCTGCAGTTCGGTGAAGACCTTGAGCTGCACTTCCGCACCCTGATCGGCGTGGGCAGCAACCCCAACGTGGCCGCCGTGGTGGTCATCGGCATCGAGCCGCAGTGGACCAGCCGCATCGTGGAAGGCATCGCCAAGACCGGCAAGCCGGTGGCGGGCTTCTCCATCGAGCAGAACGGCGACCACAACACCATTTGCGCCGCCTCGCGCAAGGCCAAGGAATTCATGCACTGGGCCACCGAGCTGCAGCGCGTGGAATGCCCGGTGAGCGACCTGTGGGTGTCCACCAAGTGCGGCGAATCCGACA
This portion of the Nitratidesulfovibrio sp. genome encodes:
- a CDS encoding UxaA family hydrolase, translated to MSIQFLVHEDGDSVGVVVVEGVKAGQDLTGWVMAEDRTITFKVLNDIPIGHKLALKALSMGDTVIKYGTDIGKVISPIKQGEHLHVHNVKTKRW